One Frankia alni ACN14a DNA window includes the following coding sequences:
- a CDS encoding effector-associated domain EAD1-containing protein — MTQRLSEGEIRALASGFGTHYKARLLLERAGLSRARVPELSGSPYDYWSEISGLLENGLLVDGRARLLAAAAQEFPASPVFAAGQGGAPSLLGATASPDILPVTRGQGRSASRLPEPVSVFLLDARRYSGRGMLGQVEWRAALREIVATAVAGLRLPTESIRLLQDRGDGYLGAVHGSVAKVSLASDFVRELQIAQRAYNNGREPDSRLRLRMSLHHGDVIIDGTGAPGDAVVVAARLIDAPQVRALLERYPDADLVLALTPEYYRETAAESLRDLDPTKFREIDVSVGDKYTGTAWVTLPGHPANPPLGDDPVAARSPDVPVGAGASLPGAVTLPASDPRGDLPRPAEPRADMPRPAEPRGISEGETSPVAAEGVGTTAAAASPAAGAPGLPGEDTARGRIGVLRGRRKRSGSPPPFPGRRS; from the coding sequence GTGACGCAGCGGCTGAGCGAGGGCGAGATCAGGGCGCTGGCCAGTGGGTTTGGCACGCACTACAAGGCGAGACTGCTCCTGGAGCGGGCCGGTCTGTCCCGTGCCCGGGTGCCGGAGCTGTCCGGCTCGCCGTACGACTACTGGTCGGAGATCTCGGGGTTGCTCGAGAACGGTCTGCTCGTCGACGGCCGGGCACGCCTGCTGGCCGCCGCGGCGCAGGAGTTCCCGGCCAGCCCGGTTTTCGCGGCCGGTCAGGGTGGGGCGCCTTCTCTGCTCGGCGCCACTGCGTCACCGGACATCCTTCCGGTGACGCGGGGGCAGGGACGATCGGCGTCGCGCCTGCCGGAGCCCGTCAGCGTGTTCCTCCTCGATGCCCGCCGGTACAGCGGGCGCGGCATGCTCGGCCAGGTCGAGTGGCGGGCGGCGCTGCGGGAGATCGTGGCGACGGCCGTCGCGGGGCTGCGGCTGCCCACGGAGTCGATCCGGCTGCTGCAGGACCGCGGCGACGGCTACCTCGGCGCCGTGCACGGTTCCGTCGCCAAGGTGAGCCTCGCCAGCGACTTCGTCCGCGAGCTGCAGATCGCCCAGCGCGCCTACAACAACGGCCGGGAACCCGACAGTCGGCTGCGGCTGCGGATGTCGCTGCACCACGGCGATGTGATCATCGATGGAACCGGTGCCCCGGGCGACGCCGTCGTGGTTGCCGCCCGGCTGATCGACGCCCCCCAGGTACGCGCCCTGCTGGAGCGCTACCCGGACGCCGACCTGGTCCTCGCGCTGACCCCGGAGTACTACCGCGAGACCGCCGCCGAGTCGCTGCGCGATCTCGACCCGACGAAGTTCCGCGAGATCGACGTGTCCGTCGGTGACAAGTACACCGGCACCGCCTGGGTGACCCTGCCCGGTCATCCCGCGAATCCGCCCCTCGGCGACGACCCCGTCGCCGCACGGTCCCCGGACGTACCCGTCGGCGCGGGTGCGAGCCTGCCGGGCGCCGTCACCCTGCCCGCGAGCGATCCCCGTGGCGACCTCCCACGCCCGGCCGAGCCGCGTGCCGACATGCCACGCCCGGCCGAGCCGCGTGGCATCTCGGAGGGCGAAACCTCGCCTGTTGCGGCCGAGGGGGTCGGGACCACCGCGGCTGCGGCATCGCCGGCCGCCGGGGCACCGGGCCTGCCGGGTGAGGACACGGCGCGCGGCCGGATCGGTGTGCTCCGAGGACGCCGGAAGCGTTCGGGCTCGCCGCCGCCGTTTCCCGGCCGGCGCAGCTGA
- a CDS encoding malate dehydrogenase — MSSTPVNVTVTGAAGQIGYALLFRIASGQLLGADTPVRLRLLEIPQAVRAAEGTALELEDSAFPLLAGVDVFDDAKRAFEGTNVALLVGARPRTKGMERGDLLSANGGIFKPQGEAINSGAAEDIRVLVVGNPANTNALIAQTHAPDVPAERFTAMTRLDHNRAIAQLAKKLGVPSAEIRKITIWGNHSATQYPDIFHAQVGGRSGAEAVGDQKWIAEEFIPRVAKRGAEIIEVRGASSAASAASAAIDHVYTWVNGTPEGDWTSAAIPSDGSYGVPEGLISSFPVTAAGGKFEIVQGLELDAFSREKIDASVRELAEEREAVRALGLI, encoded by the coding sequence GTGAGTTCAACGCCCGTCAACGTCACCGTCACCGGCGCCGCCGGTCAGATCGGCTACGCGCTGCTGTTCCGCATCGCGTCGGGCCAGTTGCTGGGCGCGGACACGCCGGTGAGGCTGCGGCTGCTGGAGATCCCGCAGGCCGTCCGGGCGGCCGAGGGCACCGCCCTCGAGCTCGAGGACAGCGCGTTCCCGCTGCTGGCCGGGGTGGACGTGTTCGACGACGCCAAGCGGGCGTTCGAGGGCACCAACGTCGCCCTGCTCGTCGGCGCCCGCCCGCGGACCAAGGGCATGGAGCGCGGCGACCTGCTGTCCGCCAACGGCGGCATCTTCAAGCCGCAGGGCGAGGCGATCAACAGCGGCGCGGCGGAGGACATCAGGGTCCTGGTCGTCGGCAACCCGGCGAACACGAACGCGCTCATCGCGCAGACGCACGCGCCGGACGTGCCCGCCGAGCGGTTCACCGCCATGACCCGCCTCGACCACAACCGCGCGATCGCGCAGCTGGCGAAGAAGCTCGGCGTTCCCAGCGCCGAGATCCGCAAGATCACCATCTGGGGCAACCACTCGGCCACCCAGTACCCGGACATCTTCCACGCCCAGGTCGGGGGCCGCAGCGGCGCCGAGGCCGTCGGCGACCAGAAGTGGATCGCCGAGGAGTTCATCCCGCGGGTGGCCAAGCGCGGCGCCGAGATCATCGAGGTCCGCGGCGCGTCGTCGGCCGCCTCGGCCGCCTCGGCCGCGATCGACCACGTCTACACCTGGGTCAACGGCACCCCCGAGGGGGACTGGACCTCCGCGGCGATCCCGTCCGACGGTTCCTACGGCGTGCCCGAGGGACTCATCTCCTCGTTCCCGGTCACCGCCGCCGGCGGGAAGTTCGAGATCGTGCAGGGCCTGGAGCTCGACGCCTTCTCCCGGGAGAAGATCGACGCCTCGGTGCGGGAACTCGCCGAGGAGCGCGAGGCCGTCCGCGCGCTCGGCCTGATCTGA